A genomic window from Thunnus thynnus chromosome 12, fThuThy2.1, whole genome shotgun sequence includes:
- the LOC137193986 gene encoding dipeptidyl peptidase 9 isoform X1, whose translation MHRVKKVKLCDNKEGIWKSCVTVSMTAVDGLSDSTEVVEMEDVPSQFFVEKHSWEGLRDIIHCSRKYSGMIANKAPHDFQFVQKKDENGPHSHRLYYLGMPYGSRENSLLYSEIPKKIRKEALLVLSWKQMLDHFQATPHQGAYSREEELLRERKRLGAFGITSYDYHAQTGLFLFQASNSLFYCQDGGNNGFIQSAPVKPVEIKTQCSGTRMDPKICPGDPDFFAFINNNDLWIANIKTGEERRLTYCHKGVDNVKEDPKSAGVATFVIQEEFDRFTGYWWSPSAVEDPDGGKTVYLLYEEVDETEVEIIHVPSPALEERKADAYRYPRTGSKNPQATLKLAEIKTDHQGRIVSTQDKELVVPFTSLFPGTEYIARVGWTSDGKYGWAVLLDRSQRKLQLVLLPPALFISVTDDPAQRQASLEAVPSNMQPYIIYEETTDVWINVHDIFYPFIQTTEDEFSFIWVNESKTGFSHLYKITSLLQPGCYHWTEDYQHIEGDFKCAIKEEVTLTSGEWEVLARHGSKIWVNEAAKLVYFQGTRDTPLEHHLYVVSYDSPGDVVRLTKPGFSHSCSVSQNFDFFVSHYSNVSTPPCVHVYKLTSSEGDTLHMVPEFWASMMESPGCPGDYSPPEIFDFPGKSGFQLYGMVYKPHNLQPGRKHPTVLFVYGGPQVQLVNNSFKGMKYLRLNTLASLGYAVVVIDGRGSCQRGLEFEGALKNKMGQVEIEDQVEGLQYVAEKFNFVDLSRVAIHGWSYGGFLSLMGLIQRPNVFKLAIAGAPVTVWMAYDTGYTERYMDVPENNQQGYEEGSVALHVDKLPSEPNRLLILHGFLDENVHFFHTNFLVSQIIRAGKPYQLQVYPNERHSIRCPESGEHYEIMLLHFLQQYL comes from the exons ATGCATAGAGTCAAGAAGGTCAAACTTTGTGACAATAAAGAAGGTATCTGGAAAAG CTGTGTGACAGTGAGCATGACGGCTGTGGACGGCCTTTCGGACAGTACAGAAGTAGTGGAGATGGAGGATGTCCCATCTCAGTTCTTTGTGGAGAAACACTCTTGGGAGGGCCTCCGTGACATCATCCATTGTAGCAGAAAGTACTCAGGCATGATCGCCAACAAGGCTCCCCATGACTTCCAGTTTGTGCAGAAGAAGGATGAGAATGGTCCCCACTCTCATCGGTTATACTACCTTG gAATGCCTTACGGAAGCAGAGAGAACTCGTTACTCTACTCTGAAATCCCCAAGAAGATCCGGAAGGAGGCCCTCTTagtgttgtcatggaaacagaTGCTGGATCACTTCCAG GCTACGCCGCACCAGGGGGCCTACTCTCGAGAAGAGGAGCTGCTGAGAGAGCGTAAACGTCTCGGGGCATTTGGTATCACCTCTTACGACTACCATGCTCAGACAGGCCTGTTCCTCTTCCAGGCCAGCAATAGTCTCTTTTACTGTCAGGATGGAGGCAACAATGGCTTCATC CAGTCTGCTCCTGTAAAGCCAGTGGAGATCAAGACCCAGTGCTCAGGGACCCGCATGGACCCCAAGATCTGCCCTGGAGACCCTGACTTCTTCGCCTTTATCAACAATAACGACCTGTGGATAGCCAACATTAAGACTGGCGAGGAAAGGAGACTCACTTACTGTCACAAAG GTGTGGATAATGTTAAGGAGGACCCCAAGTCTGCAGGTGTAGCAACATTTGTCATCCAGGAGGAGTTTGACCGTTTTACTGGCTACTGGTGGAGTCCCTCAGCAGTGGAAG ACCCTGATGGAGGTAAAACAGTGTACCTGCTGTATGAAGAGGTGGATGAAACGGAAGTAGAGATTATCCACGTTCCATCTCCAGCACTGGAGGAGCGGAAAGCAGACGCATACAGATATCCCCGCACAG gTAGCAAAAATCCACAAGCTACCCTTAAACTTGCAGAGATCAAGACAGACCATCAAGGAAGA ATCGTGAGCACACAAGATAAAGAATTGGTCGTCCCCTTCACCTCCTTGTTTCCAGGGACGGAATACATCGCCAGAGTAGGATGGACGAGTGATGGCAAATA TGGCTGGGCAGTGCTGCTGGACCGAAGTCAGAGGAAACTACAGCTGGTCCTGCTGCCTCCAGCCCTCTTCATCTCTGTCACAGATGACCCAGCTCAGAGGCAGGCCAGTCTGGAGGCCGTGCCCAGCAACATGCAGCCGTACATAATCTATGAGGAGACCACCGATGTCTGGATTAAT GTTCATGATATATTCTATCCCTTTATTCAAACAACAGAAGATGAGTTTAGTTTCATTTGGGTAAATGAGTCGAAAACAGGTTTCAGCCATCTGTATAAAATCACTTCCCTGTTACAACCGGGCTGCTACCACTGGACAGAGGATTACCAGCACATAGAGG GAGACTTCAAATGTGCAATCAAGGAGGAGGTTACATTGACCAGTGGAGAGTGGGAAGTGCTGGCAAGACATGGTTCCAAG ATCTGGGTGAATGAGGCAGCCAAGTTGGTGTACTTCCAGGGAACCAGAGACACTCCTCTGGAGCATCACCTCTACGTGGTCAGCTATGACTCACCCGGAGATGTGGTCAGACTAACCAAGCCTGGCTTCTCTCATAGCTGCTCTGTTAGTCAG aactttgacttttttgtcAGCCACTACAGTAATGTGAGTACGCCTCCCTGTGTTCATGTCTACAAACTGACCAGTTCAGAAGGTGACACACTACACATGGTACCAGAGTTCTGGGCCAGCATGATGGAATCACCAG GTTGCCCGGGAGATTACAGTCCGCCTGAGATTTTTGACTTTCCAGGGAAGTCGGGCTTCCAGCTTTATGGGATGGTTTACAAGCCACACAACCTGCAGCCGGGCAGGAAACACCCGACAGTTCTCTTCGTGTATGGAGGCCCACAG GTTCAGCTGGTTAACAACTCCTTCAAGGGGATGAAGTACCTCCGCCTGAACACACTGGCCTCTCTGGGCTACGCTGTGGTCGTCATTGATGGGAGGGGTTCCTGTCAGAGGGGCCTTGAATTTGAAGGagcacttaaaaacaaaatg GGTCAGGTGGAGATTGAAGACCAGGTGGAGGGGCTTCAGTATGTAGCAGAGAAGTTTAACTTTGTGGACCTGAGCCGTGTCGCCATCCATGGCTGGTCCTACGGCggcttcctctctctcatggGCCTCATCCAGCGGCCCAACGTCTTCAAG TTGGCTATTGCAGGTGCCCCGGTGACTGTGTGGATGGCCTATGACACAGGCTACACAGAGCGTTACATGGATGTGCCTGAGAACAACCAGCAGGGCTATGAGGAAGGCTCTGTGGCGCTGCACGTGGACAAGCTGCCTAGCGA GCCCAACCGTTTGCTGATTCTCCATGGATTTCTAGATGAGAACGTGCACTTTTTCCACACCAATTTCCTAGTGTCACAGATAATCCGTGCTGGGAAGCCCTACCAACTTCAG GTCTATCCCAATGAGCGACACAGTATTCGCTGCCCTGAGTCTGGAGAGCACTACGAGATAATGCTGCTGCACTTTCTACAACAATACCTCTGA
- the LOC137193986 gene encoding dipeptidyl peptidase 9 isoform X2 — translation MHRVKKVKLCDNKEGIWKSCVTVSMTAVDGLSDSTEVVEMEDVPSQFFVEKHSWEGLRDIIHCSRKYSGMIANKAPHDFQFVQKKDENGPHSHRLYYLGMPYGSRENSLLYSEIPKKIRKEALLVLSWKQMLDHFQATPHQGAYSREEELLRERKRLGAFGITSYDYHAQTGLFLFQASNSLFYCQDGGNNGFISAPVKPVEIKTQCSGTRMDPKICPGDPDFFAFINNNDLWIANIKTGEERRLTYCHKGVDNVKEDPKSAGVATFVIQEEFDRFTGYWWSPSAVEDPDGGKTVYLLYEEVDETEVEIIHVPSPALEERKADAYRYPRTGSKNPQATLKLAEIKTDHQGRIVSTQDKELVVPFTSLFPGTEYIARVGWTSDGKYGWAVLLDRSQRKLQLVLLPPALFISVTDDPAQRQASLEAVPSNMQPYIIYEETTDVWINVHDIFYPFIQTTEDEFSFIWVNESKTGFSHLYKITSLLQPGCYHWTEDYQHIEGDFKCAIKEEVTLTSGEWEVLARHGSKIWVNEAAKLVYFQGTRDTPLEHHLYVVSYDSPGDVVRLTKPGFSHSCSVSQNFDFFVSHYSNVSTPPCVHVYKLTSSEGDTLHMVPEFWASMMESPGCPGDYSPPEIFDFPGKSGFQLYGMVYKPHNLQPGRKHPTVLFVYGGPQVQLVNNSFKGMKYLRLNTLASLGYAVVVIDGRGSCQRGLEFEGALKNKMGQVEIEDQVEGLQYVAEKFNFVDLSRVAIHGWSYGGFLSLMGLIQRPNVFKLAIAGAPVTVWMAYDTGYTERYMDVPENNQQGYEEGSVALHVDKLPSEPNRLLILHGFLDENVHFFHTNFLVSQIIRAGKPYQLQVYPNERHSIRCPESGEHYEIMLLHFLQQYL, via the exons ATGCATAGAGTCAAGAAGGTCAAACTTTGTGACAATAAAGAAGGTATCTGGAAAAG CTGTGTGACAGTGAGCATGACGGCTGTGGACGGCCTTTCGGACAGTACAGAAGTAGTGGAGATGGAGGATGTCCCATCTCAGTTCTTTGTGGAGAAACACTCTTGGGAGGGCCTCCGTGACATCATCCATTGTAGCAGAAAGTACTCAGGCATGATCGCCAACAAGGCTCCCCATGACTTCCAGTTTGTGCAGAAGAAGGATGAGAATGGTCCCCACTCTCATCGGTTATACTACCTTG gAATGCCTTACGGAAGCAGAGAGAACTCGTTACTCTACTCTGAAATCCCCAAGAAGATCCGGAAGGAGGCCCTCTTagtgttgtcatggaaacagaTGCTGGATCACTTCCAG GCTACGCCGCACCAGGGGGCCTACTCTCGAGAAGAGGAGCTGCTGAGAGAGCGTAAACGTCTCGGGGCATTTGGTATCACCTCTTACGACTACCATGCTCAGACAGGCCTGTTCCTCTTCCAGGCCAGCAATAGTCTCTTTTACTGTCAGGATGGAGGCAACAATGGCTTCATC TCTGCTCCTGTAAAGCCAGTGGAGATCAAGACCCAGTGCTCAGGGACCCGCATGGACCCCAAGATCTGCCCTGGAGACCCTGACTTCTTCGCCTTTATCAACAATAACGACCTGTGGATAGCCAACATTAAGACTGGCGAGGAAAGGAGACTCACTTACTGTCACAAAG GTGTGGATAATGTTAAGGAGGACCCCAAGTCTGCAGGTGTAGCAACATTTGTCATCCAGGAGGAGTTTGACCGTTTTACTGGCTACTGGTGGAGTCCCTCAGCAGTGGAAG ACCCTGATGGAGGTAAAACAGTGTACCTGCTGTATGAAGAGGTGGATGAAACGGAAGTAGAGATTATCCACGTTCCATCTCCAGCACTGGAGGAGCGGAAAGCAGACGCATACAGATATCCCCGCACAG gTAGCAAAAATCCACAAGCTACCCTTAAACTTGCAGAGATCAAGACAGACCATCAAGGAAGA ATCGTGAGCACACAAGATAAAGAATTGGTCGTCCCCTTCACCTCCTTGTTTCCAGGGACGGAATACATCGCCAGAGTAGGATGGACGAGTGATGGCAAATA TGGCTGGGCAGTGCTGCTGGACCGAAGTCAGAGGAAACTACAGCTGGTCCTGCTGCCTCCAGCCCTCTTCATCTCTGTCACAGATGACCCAGCTCAGAGGCAGGCCAGTCTGGAGGCCGTGCCCAGCAACATGCAGCCGTACATAATCTATGAGGAGACCACCGATGTCTGGATTAAT GTTCATGATATATTCTATCCCTTTATTCAAACAACAGAAGATGAGTTTAGTTTCATTTGGGTAAATGAGTCGAAAACAGGTTTCAGCCATCTGTATAAAATCACTTCCCTGTTACAACCGGGCTGCTACCACTGGACAGAGGATTACCAGCACATAGAGG GAGACTTCAAATGTGCAATCAAGGAGGAGGTTACATTGACCAGTGGAGAGTGGGAAGTGCTGGCAAGACATGGTTCCAAG ATCTGGGTGAATGAGGCAGCCAAGTTGGTGTACTTCCAGGGAACCAGAGACACTCCTCTGGAGCATCACCTCTACGTGGTCAGCTATGACTCACCCGGAGATGTGGTCAGACTAACCAAGCCTGGCTTCTCTCATAGCTGCTCTGTTAGTCAG aactttgacttttttgtcAGCCACTACAGTAATGTGAGTACGCCTCCCTGTGTTCATGTCTACAAACTGACCAGTTCAGAAGGTGACACACTACACATGGTACCAGAGTTCTGGGCCAGCATGATGGAATCACCAG GTTGCCCGGGAGATTACAGTCCGCCTGAGATTTTTGACTTTCCAGGGAAGTCGGGCTTCCAGCTTTATGGGATGGTTTACAAGCCACACAACCTGCAGCCGGGCAGGAAACACCCGACAGTTCTCTTCGTGTATGGAGGCCCACAG GTTCAGCTGGTTAACAACTCCTTCAAGGGGATGAAGTACCTCCGCCTGAACACACTGGCCTCTCTGGGCTACGCTGTGGTCGTCATTGATGGGAGGGGTTCCTGTCAGAGGGGCCTTGAATTTGAAGGagcacttaaaaacaaaatg GGTCAGGTGGAGATTGAAGACCAGGTGGAGGGGCTTCAGTATGTAGCAGAGAAGTTTAACTTTGTGGACCTGAGCCGTGTCGCCATCCATGGCTGGTCCTACGGCggcttcctctctctcatggGCCTCATCCAGCGGCCCAACGTCTTCAAG TTGGCTATTGCAGGTGCCCCGGTGACTGTGTGGATGGCCTATGACACAGGCTACACAGAGCGTTACATGGATGTGCCTGAGAACAACCAGCAGGGCTATGAGGAAGGCTCTGTGGCGCTGCACGTGGACAAGCTGCCTAGCGA GCCCAACCGTTTGCTGATTCTCCATGGATTTCTAGATGAGAACGTGCACTTTTTCCACACCAATTTCCTAGTGTCACAGATAATCCGTGCTGGGAAGCCCTACCAACTTCAG GTCTATCCCAATGAGCGACACAGTATTCGCTGCCCTGAGTCTGGAGAGCACTACGAGATAATGCTGCTGCACTTTCTACAACAATACCTCTGA
- the rps15 gene encoding 40S ribosomal protein S15, whose product MADTEIKKKRTFRKFTYRGVDLDQLLDMSYEQLMQLYCARQRRRLNRGLRRKQQSLLKRLRKAKKEAPPMEKPEVVKTHLRDMVILPEMVGSMVGVYNGKTFNQVEIKPEMCGHYLGEFSITYKPVKHGRPGIGATHSSRFIPLK is encoded by the exons ATG GCGGATACAGAGATCAAGAAGAAGCGTACCTTCAGGAAGTTCACCTACAGGGGTGTGGACCTGGACCAGCTCCTGGACATGTCCTA tGAGCAGCTGATGCAGCTCTACTGTGCCCGCCAGAGGAGGAGGCTGAACCGTGGCCTGCGCCGCAAGCAGCAGTCCCTCCTGAAGCGCCTGCGCAAGGCAAAGAAAGAAGCTCCCCCCATGGAGAAACCAGAGGTGGTGAAGACCCACCTGAGGGACATGGTCATCCTGCCTGAGATGGTTGGGTCTATGGTTGGAGTGTACAACGGCAAGACTTTCAACCAGGTTGAAATCAAG CCTGAGATGTGCGGTCACTACTTGGGCGAGTTCTCCATCACCTACAAGCCAGTCAAGCACGGTCGCCCTGGTATCGGAGCCACACACTCTTCCCGTTTCATCCCTCTGAAGTAG
- the cnn2 gene encoding calponin-2 — MASFNKGPAYGLSAEVKNKIAQKYDPQKEEELRIWIEDITGTSIGPDFQKGLKNGVILCDLINKLQPGSVKKINKSALNWHQLENLTNFIKATTTYGLKPHDIFEANDLFENGNMTQVQTTLLALASMAKTKGCHSRVDIGVKYADKQERMFDEEKMKAGQCVIGLQMGTNKCASQAGMNAYGTRRHLYDPKVQIQPPMDNTTISLQMGTNKGASQAGMTAPGTRRAIYDQKLGTDKCDNTTMSLQMGYSQGANQSGQNFGLGRQIYDAKYCPKAGEVPDEQNGAGGVRDYIPDYQDEGYQGYQEEEQVYQEDGTDY; from the exons ATGGCGAGCTTTAACAAAGGTCCTGCATACGGACTGTCTGCGGAGGTCAAAAACAAG ATCGCACAGAAGTACGACCCTCAAAAGGAAGAGGAGCTGAGGATCTGGATTGAGGACATCACCGGCACCTCCATCGGCCCTGACTTCCAGAAAGGCCTGAAGAATGGAGTAATCCTGTGCGA TCTTATCAACAAGCTTCAGCCAGGCTCTGTGAAAAAGATCAACAAGTCAGCGCTGAACTGGCATCAG CTGGAGAACCTGACCAACTTCATCAAAGCCACCACAACGTACGGACTGAAGCCTCATGATATCTTTGAAGCCAACGACCTGTTTGAGAATGGCAACATGACACAGGTCCAGACAACGCTGCTCGCACTTGCTAGCATG GCTAAGACCAAGGGCTGCCATTCCCGGGTGGACATTGGGGTGAAGTACGCAGACAAGCAGGAGAGGATGTTTGATGAGGAGAAGATGAAGGCTGGACAGTGCGTCATTGGCCTACAG ATGGGGACCAACAAGTGTGCCAGTCAGGCAGGTATGAATGCATATGGCACCAGGAGGCACTTATATGACCCCAAAGTTCAAATCCAGCCCCCCATGGACAACACAACCATCAGTCTGCAAATGGGAACCAACAAGGGGGCGAGCCAG GCTGGGATGACTGCTCCAGGAACAAGGCGTGCCATCTACGACCAGAAGCTGGGCACGGACAAGTGTGACAACACCACCATGTCCCTGCAGATGGGATACAGCCAGGGAGCAAACCAGAGCGGCCAGAACTTCGGCCTGGGACGGCAGATCTACGACGCTAAGTACTGTCCTAAAGCTGGAGAAGTCCCAGATGAGCAAAACGGGGCAGGCGGAGTCCGCGACTACATCCCAGATTACCAAGACGAGGGTTACCAAGGTTACCAGGAAGAGGAGCAGGTGTACCAAGAAGATGGGACAGATTACTAA